The Porphyromonadaceae bacterium W3.11 genome segment TGAGCAGTCATGATGCCACCCATACCCCCTTCTATAAACCTTTTGAAAGGAACCAGCTCCAATGCCTGCAATTCACTCTGACTCTTATTAATAATAGGCAAAGCCTTATGAGAGTCCACGTTAGTATCACCATGACCAGGGAAATGCTTTGCAACAGCTAAGACTCCATTATCCTCAAGACCTTTTGCATATGCTAGAGTCAGTGTGGCTACTTTCTGTGGATTAGAGCCAAAACTCCTAGTCCCGATCACAGGATTTTGAGCGTTATTATTCACATCTGCCACAGGTGCAAAATTCACGTGAATGCCCATTCTCTTAGCTTCTTGAGCCACAGCAGCACCATACTGCTCAGCTAAAGCTACGCTGTTAGCGGCTCCCACCATAATATTACGTGGCCAGCTCAGGGTATTAGAGAGCCTCATGCTCAGTCCCCACTCCCCATCCATTGCCACAAGCATCGGAACCTTTGCGGACTGACGCATCTTATTAGTAAGTCTCAATTGAGCCTCGGGATGCCCCTTCTGCCACAGCACACCACCAAAGCCCTTTGCCACGAGTTTATCCCACTCAGCCTGAGAGGTCGCATCCTCTTTTGGCCATACCATAGGCATTATCAACTGAGCCAATTTCTCCTCACTATTCATGTCGCTCATGATTCTATCGGCATAAGCAGTTGCAGAAATCATTTGTTCTCTATTTTTCTGAAAGTTAGGGGTGTAACCCTGCTTACTTTGAGAAAAGATAGGTGACTGAACAATGAATAAAAAGGTAAAAAAGAAGATAAACTGTCGCATATTATATTGACCTACTTATTATACATGTATGGTGATAAACCCGCTTCATATCAATACGAAGCACATCTTCAAAGATAACAAAATTTTGAAAGCTCTGAGTCGGTATTTAGGAAAAGAAGCTGTATGCTATTCTTGCACAATAGTAGCTTTAGTTATAAAAATAAAGCACTCAGAAATAGTTTATTCATTATTCAAAAAAACTATTACTGAGTGCTTCATTAAAGATTATGTGAACCTTGGCAGACTCGAACTGCCGACCCCTACCCTGTCAAGGTAGTGCTCTAAACCAACTGAGCTAAAGATTCATACTTAAGAGACCACAAATATAGCTACATTCCTTCATCTCTCCAAATCAGATACATTTTTTGCAAGATCAAATTTATGGAGACCCTTTTGTTATATAGTTAATTATACCTAAATTTAGTCATCCAATGAAAGTTTTAGGACTACAGTACTATGAAACGTATTCTTTATCTTATACTAATCCAATTGTTCCTAACATGTGTCATCTCTGTTAGTACTCTTTTGTCTCTAAGTTTTTGTCCTCCATTTATATGACACTGACAGGGGAGATAGGCTATCAATATTCTAAAGGGGAAACCTTTCAGCAGTCACAACTGCTACCTTTTGAGATGGATGTTCTTACGGGACAACTGGGGTTGAGTTGGACTGGTAGTTCCTTTGTATCCTTAGATTATTCTGTACGAGGGAATGCCTCATGGGTGAAGGCTAAAGAAATGCAAACCGTCAGCCAAATACGGGAACTTGAACAAAATTTCAAGAGTACTATTCTCCTCGGTGACGCATGGGGTATTACTGCAAATCTACAACATTACTATGATAAGAATGAGAGAAGGGAACCATTAAATTTCCTATTTCTAGGTGCTGGGGTCTATTATAGTCATGATAAATATAGAGTACAGGTGGACCTTACTAATCTTACGAATATCAGAGAGCAACGCTTTGTGTGGCAAAATGGGATAAATAGAGGATTCAAGAGCACACAGTTACGTGGTAGAGAGGTCTTAATCACGTTGAAAATAAAGAAGTAATAATTCTAGACGGAGTCTTTTTTTTCAGAAGAAGACATCCAGATGATGGGCAAAAATCTTCCTATAGGAAACAGTTCTCTTAGTCATATGAAAAATTTCTGTTTCCTATAGGAAGGATTTTTACTTCTTATAACGACAACACCGTTGCCTAAAAATTATGGACAAAGATTGATAGTTACTTTCGTGTAAGTACTACAACTTCTTCTCCACCAGCATAGAAACTCACGGTCCCATCTTCATTCATATAGAAATGGTCAGCATCGGACAATGCTTTGGCTAGTGCTTGCTCTACATCCATATTCTCACACGCCATGCGAGTAGTCATAATAGCCTCTATATCAATCCATGTTGGGTCATAGTCTTCTGAATCTTCATCACTAAAACTTATGGATGAAGAGAAACTATTACAGCTCAGGTTCCCTCCAATGGAAAGCTTATCTATGTCAAAACCTATCACGGGTTCCTTCTGTAGTTTTTGCTCTTTGATGATAAGATCTCCTACCTGAAGTACACTCCACTCACCATCTAGCTCAGAAGGCTTTATGATGGTTTGGTCCGAAAGTGATGGAGTGTTCAGATCATTTGTGTCTTGATTACTAGAGATATCCTTCAGATCATCACTTCTTTTTTGGAGAACTAAGACTACAGCCTTATCCTCATCATACATCTTTAGTTCTTTGCCGTCTTTAGAGAGCTCAAATTTCTCCACCTTATTCAAGGCATTCTGAATACTCATCTCAACGTCAGAATGCTCACACAAAGATAGTGTAGAGGCGAGATCCTCTATCTCTATTTCATTGGGGTGATCGTCGGTGTCGATACTAGCAAAGATATTATTACATCCACTATTACCATAAATTGTTTTGCTCTCAGGATTTATGCCAATAAATGCATTTTCTAACTGGATCTGCTGTCCATTAGCCTCTATTATTGACCACTCTCCCTTAAGCTTCATCACTTGACTTTTTGATGAGCAACTACTAAGCATAAATACACTAAGTATGATGCTGATTGTTATCCAAATTCGTTTCATATACATTTATTCAAAATTAATATTCAGTTATGAATATTAATTTACAGATTACTATTTAGTTGGGATAATTTATTTCGTTGTATTTTCTTAATTATGATTTTTATATACAAAAAGCTCGTAGAGAAATGACTTCTCTACGAGCTTTATAATATTTCATCAGCTATCTAAATGCTGATGCAGTATCAGTCTTTGTTCTTAGCTTTGATGAACTCTCTATTCATACGTGCAATGTTGGAAATCGAAACCCCCTTAGGGCACTCAACCTCACAAGCACGAGTATTAGTACAGTTACCAAAACCTAATTCGTCCATCTTTGCTACCATTCGTTTTACGCGACGAGCTGCCTCTGTACGTCCCTGTGGAAGCAATGCAAATTGGCTCACCTTAGCACTAACAAACAACATAGCTGAACCATTCTTACATGCAGCTACACAAGCACCACAACCGATACAAGAAGCAGCATCAATAGCTAGCTCTGCTGTATCGTGCGAAATAGGAATAGCGTTACCATCAATCGCACTACCTGTATTAACCGAAACGAATCCACCTGCTTGTTGGATCTTATCAAACGATGTCCTATCAACCATAAGGTCACGAATGACAGGGAAACCAGCAGAACGCCATGGCTCAATAGTAATGGTATCACCATCATTGAACTTACGCATATGAAGCTGACAGGTAGTAATGAGATTATCTGGGCCGTGTGGGTGTCCATCAATGTAGAGAGAGCACATACCACAAATTCCTTCACGGCAGTCGTGATCAAATACAATTGGCTCTTCACCTTCGTGAATCAATTGATTGTTAAGGATGTCTAGCATTTCTAAGAAGGAACTTCCTTGAGAAATATTAGCTAGATCATAGGTAACGAAGCGCCCTTTATCTTTAGCACTTCTCTGTCTCCAGACCCTAACCTTTATATTTATATTCTTATCCATAAAGTTTTTCTGTCTCTAAAATAGTCCTAAATAAGGGTTCGCATTAAGATTTATAGTTACGCTGAGTACGTTCTATAAACTCATAATCAAGAGGTTCCTTGTACATAACAGGGGCCTTATTCTCTCCTTGGTAAGCCCAGCAAGAAACATATGCAAATAGATCATCATGACGTAGAGCTTCTCCTTCTGGAGTTTGGTGCTCTAGGCGGAAGTGTCCACCACATGACTCAGCGCGATCCAGAGCATCGTGTGCCATCAATTCACCGATCTCAATAAAGTCAGCTAGACGAAGAGCCTTCTCTAACTCAATGTTTAAGTCAATTGCTTGGCCTGGGATACGGACATCTGTCCAGAATTCTTTCTTGATATCAGCAAGTAATTCGATTGCCTTCTTAAGACCTGCTTCATCACGTCCCATACCTACGTACTCCCACATGATCTGTCCAAGCTTTTTGTGGATTTCATCAACGGTTTGCTTACCCTTGATATTCATAAGCTTATTGATCTTATCCATGACTTCCTTTTCAGCAGCTGCGAACTCAGGCAAATCTGTGCTGAAGCGTGGCACCTGAATCTGATCACTTAGATAATTCTGGATAGTATATGGTAGAATGAAGTATCCATCGGCTAGACCTTGCATCAATGCTGATGCACCTAGTCTGTTAGCACCGTGGTCACTAAAGTTTGCCTCTCCAATCGCAAATAGACCTGGTATAGTGGTCATCAGCTCGTAGTCTACCCATAATCCACCCATAGTATAGTGAATTGCTGGGAAGATCATCATTGGTGTCTCGTAAGGATTATCTGCTGTAATCTTTTCGTACATCTGGAATAGGTTACCATAACGCTCTGTTACGACATCCTTACCAAGTCTTTGGATTGGCTCTGCAAAGTCAAGATAAAC includes the following:
- a CDS encoding succinate dehydrogenase/fumarate reductase iron-sulfur subunit codes for the protein MDKNINIKVRVWRQRSAKDKGRFVTYDLANISQGSSFLEMLDILNNQLIHEGEEPIVFDHDCREGICGMCSLYIDGHPHGPDNLITTCQLHMRKFNDGDTITIEPWRSAGFPVIRDLMVDRTSFDKIQQAGGFVSVNTGSAIDGNAIPISHDTAELAIDAASCIGCGACVAACKNGSAMLFVSAKVSQFALLPQGRTEAARRVKRMVAKMDELGFGNCTNTRACEVECPKGVSISNIARMNREFIKAKNKD
- a CDS encoding META domain-containing protein, encoding MKRIWITISIILSVFMLSSCSSKSQVMKLKGEWSIIEANGQQIQLENAFIGINPESKTIYGNSGCNNIFASIDTDDHPNEIEIEDLASTLSLCEHSDVEMSIQNALNKVEKFELSKDGKELKMYDEDKAVVLVLQKRSDDLKDISSNQDTNDLNTPSLSDQTIIKPSELDGEWSVLQVGDLIIKEQKLQKEPVIGFDIDKLSIGGNLSCNSFSSSISFSDEDSEDYDPTWIDIEAIMTTRMACENMDVEQALAKALSDADHFYMNEDGTVSFYAGGEEVVVLTRK